The sequence TTTTGTTTCCTCGAATCTGCAATCAGAGCTCCTGGGCCCAGATGAGGGAACGCCTGTCAACCTGATCGCTGAGTGACAGCTCGGCCACCTTCCCCGGCCGCCTCCACACTCAgcaaacaaacacacacgcacacacacacactccctcgcctgcaaacacaaacacacactcctCGCCAACACAAACGGCCCCTCTCCGCAGACACGCCCTCGCCGGCACCCAAACACACACCTTCAGCCTCTTCCCAAACGCACTCCTGGCCCCCCGGCGCGCCCCAGGCCCCTCAAATCCACACCAGCGGCGCCGGCCACTGGGACTGCAGCTAGCTCCTACGCGTGCTCCCGCGCCCGGCGTTCAAAGCGCCACGGGCTCTCCCCCCGACCGTTCAAATGCAAATCGCCGAGACTGCGTTATGCACTTTGGATCCCGTCTGGGAGCCGTCCCCCTTTGCCCCCCAAATGCGaacctgcccctcctccagcGTTCGGCAAACTCCAGCGAACGCCTTGATCCCCTAGCGCTCCGAGGCCAGAGTGAATTGGCAGCGCTCCTACTGTGTGCTGAGGGGGCAGAAAAGGGGATCGAGAAgcgggagcagggagggagaaaaaaacaattcccAGCTCTGTCTGCGGGGCGCCCTATCGGGCTGGGAAACTCCTGACTCAGAGTCGATGTGGATTGGGCCACCACTGCGGGCAGGAGTGTGCTGGGCGCCGGCCCACGCCCGCCAGGAGATTGACCAGGAAGACAGGCGAGGAATACAATGAGCAACCGGTGGCGtcgtggggaggggagagggcgggGGATGGTGGTAAATATTGGGGCGGAGCCACGCGCAGTGGGTAGATGGATCAGCTTGGGAGGCTTCCGGGAGAGACTACAGCGCCGCACTCAGCCCAGACTGTCGCGCCTCCAACCAAGCACGTGCCGAGGACTTCGGAGGCGGGAGCCGAGGTGAAGAAGGGTAAAGAGTAGTGAATACCGCAGCCCGACTCCTCTACTCATCATGAGTCCTTCAAATGAATGAACGCtagcacgcacgcacgcacgatTGCAAGCCTAATGACGTATTCCCTCGCCTTCCGCCAGATTCGGCCGCCTAGACCACTCTCCGCACTTTTAGGTCTCTGCACCAACCGCAGTCGCCGAGCCCTTAGAGGCGGCTTGTGGAGAGGGCTGGCCATAATCTCGCCCACCAGAGGGCGCCAGCGCCAACCTTCCCCTCTCCTGGCACGACGAGTGGTTCCAAGCAAGGCTGCCCCCTTCGCCTTGGCTCCCCAGCAGAAACATTTCAGGAAAGCCCTCCTGGAGCGGAGAAAGCGCCTGCGACCCTGACCACCCCAATACGGAGAGGGGTCACCTCCCTTCGTCCTCAACTTGAGGACGAAGAGAGGTTGAAAATTATACCCCCTAGTTCTTCACCACGGGGTTCGGGGAAGATCCTTCTTCTCTAGGGATGTGTGTTGAGGAGAGTGCTTTTCCGTATTATGGGGACTCTCTTCAAAGTTTACCTGACCTGCCCCAATACCAGCCCCTTGGGGTTATCTTGGGCCCCCTCTCCCATGCCCACTCACTTGCCCAGAGGCTGGTTCTAGAACTGGCCTGACCCCCACCAGGCCCTGTTCTCTGTCCATCCTCAGCCTGTCTGGCCCCAGGCTGTCTGGGGAGGTAatgttttgtttgtctgtttgtttgtagGGCACTGACAACCCGCTCCCCCCCCACCACCAACGCAGCTGCTGAACTGCTGACCCCAGAGCTAGTCACACACACTTATGCTCACATCAGGTACATCCCTTCTTCTTCCTGGCACAGTAGCAGCCAAGGCCCAGAACCACATGATTCCAGGCACCAGAGACCCCAGACCAGGAGGTGTGCTGGGGGGCAGGAACCCCTCTTAGTTCAAGAGGCCAATTCCCAGaggccccttcctgcccccataTGCCAGGCCACCCGGATTCTGGTTTCCCTGTCACCCAATCTGGCCAGTCCCCTCCATCTGGCCCCTGGAATCAGGTTTCTAAGGGCCCAGCCCTGCTCAGAGACTGCCTACAAGACTCAAAGGAGAAGCAAAGActggtccctgccccaccccttgcaggtcctctctgggcctcagccccCTCATGGGGCTAGGGATGCACATTCCTCAGGCTGCTTAAGCTCGCTTATCTGCCCCCTGCCCATCAGCCTGAGTGCTGACAGAGGCCTGGGCCCCTTGTTTGGACGCTGATAACCTCCTGCAATGGCCCTCCCCCACCTGCAGCGACTGGGAACGACTGAATATTGGGAGGTCCCCTTTCAGCAAAGCAGTTGGGGCCCAGGCTTGGTCCTGGCCCAGGGATCTGGGAATAGTAGGATCCCACATTCCCCCACCCTCCCCGAGGTCCAGGGCCACCCTCAGTGCTGCCACAGTGCCACCTGGTGGTCTCCAGGGAAATGTCACCCCAGCATGGGAAGAAGCCACACAAATGAGTTACAAAAACCCCATAGCACTTTATTTCAGCCTTTatccaaaaatgtaaaaagtgttaaaaaatatgTAGTTCTGAGCTCCAGACACTAACTTCCAATCCTCATAGGCAGGTAGAGAGGGAGGGTTGTTCAGGATACAAGTTCAGAGTTCCTCCCGCTCCTAGAGAAAAGGGAAGTCCCAGGCATGGTGCAAGACCAGAACACCAGGGCCCTATGAAGAGCAGGCCCCTTTCCTAGCTCAGGCCCAAGTCCCTCGAAccaaacccctaccccaaacTCTCCTCTTCAATGAAGAGGAAACATTTACAATTCTTGAAACTTGTCCAGGAACATGGTGCACATAGGCCGCTGGCTGACCTGGGAAGAGCAAATGGGGGTCAACATCTAAGCCTtcacctgctcctcctgccccctcccagagTCTTCTGGTACCCTTCCCTCCCTACTCACCAAGGAGGGCTAGGGCCTGCCCCCCTGCTTTTTGGCAGGAAGGATGGGGCACaactcagcttcctcctcttcactctcttcttcctcactctcctcttcctcagaAACATCGTTACTTATAGTAACTGGTGGACACACAAGCAGTAGAAGGAGGGGAAGATTAAAGCCAGGCCCCTTTCACGCCACACTTACTGTGGTGCTAGTCTTGCAGGGACCCTGACCTCCCAGAGATTATGGTATAGGTGAGAAGAACCTCAGGCACTAAACTGGGTGACAAAGAGCTAAAGGAGTCCACATCACTGGAGCTGGAGAAGCTGGGACAGGTTCCACGAAGGAGGTAGGTTTGAGTAGGACAGAAAGTAGAGAGCACATCATGCACAGGGCACAGCGTGGGAGGGCACGCAGGCCTGTATGGGGGCTGTGCTGGGAGATGAGGCTGGGATGGGGCAGGAGTGTGTAGTACGGGGGAGACCTGATGGGAGAGTCCACTGGAGGCAAAGgagagggccctgccctcctctcacCAATCTGGTGGCGCCCAGTGATCCGCACAGGGCCAGAGCCAGACTTCAGGCGGAAGGTTACAGGTGGTTGGAGCTGGAAGTCATCCAAACTGAGCTGGAAGAAAGACAAGGATGAAGGCCTGGCCCACTCCTATCCCACCCCAAGAGTATTTCCCACTCTTCCAACCCCAGGGAACGCTTTCTTTAAAGGCAGCATAGAGAGAGATGTAAGGTATGGCTAGGGAACTCACCATGGGCTGGCAGGACAACTTGAGGTTAGCCACAGGAACTGCAATCTCCTGCTGGTCATGGTTCCGGGCCACAACTTCTACCACATTACACTCGTCTTTGGCCCCCTCAGTGAGACACAGCTGGGAAGGGTACACAGGGCCTCAGGGTCTCCTCAAGCGAGGGTTGACACTACTAGTGAAGGTATCTACTCTAGAATTTGCCCAGCCTCAGCGGCCCCAGCATCACCTGGCCAGGGGAGCCAGCCATATGGAAGGTACACAGAGGAGACTCCTAGTAAGGGGAAGGTGTTGGGTAGAGGCCCACTAATTGCCTGCCCAGGTTTATTCATCatcggcccctcccccacccctcaccatgGTCAATGCCAGCACGTGCTCTGAATCATCCTCTTCCTCTACTTTGAAGGTGAAGGAGCGGGTGTGCCCGGAAAGCTCACAGCCTGGGAGAGAACAGTGTGACTATGCTTGAgtatttggggggtggggggagtcaccaacccccaccccaccctgtcaCGTGTAGCCACGGCCTGACTGGCCATTTACACGCCCACCAGGCGTCCCTTCTCTCAGAACACCTGGGGAGCTCGGCCCTGGGCCCCGCCCCCCACACCTGGGACAGGGATCTCACCGCCCGCTTTCGCTCAAGCGGCCGCGGGCGAGGTCCCCCTAGCCTTCCGGAACAGCCAGACACCCCTCCGCACCCACCCATGCCATGCAACTACCCGCATTTCTGTTCCTCATCACGACCTCTTGCCGCCCCAATATTACCCACAGCCCCTCCTTTCCCCAATACCGAAGAAAAAACTGTCCATAGTGACCGGGGCCGGTATCCGCACACCCCCGACACCCTCGGCCCGGACTCGGCTCTCCTGACTCAAAAACGCTAAGGCAGCAGCCGTGCCGGCGGCCATGCTGCAAGGGCCGTCTCCAAACTCCGCCCCCGACACGTACAAAGCGAGGGACCTCGGCCAGTTCCGGCCCCGCCTATTAAAGGAGACGCTCGGTCCTGAAAGAGGACAGACACCGCGGACGCAGGGATCCAGCGCCTCTTCACCCAGAAGCCTGCAACTGCTGCTCAGACCTGTGTCAAGATCGCAGAAAGGCAGTAACAGCACAGAACAATGGATTTGGGATTAATGTTAACGTCCTTGTTCATTTCCACGACCATGAGAGCGTCCATATTTTCTACAGCTCCCTGCACTCTATAGTATTGTATTTCCCACTCTTCCAACCCCAGGGTACGCTTTCTTTAAAGGCAGCATTGATAAAGAGATGTAAAGCTTACCTACTCCTCTGCCAGCAAAGGCGGGGTTCGGGGTAGTGCTTTTCTtgtaaaaagcaaaggaaatgagCTCAGATTTGTCTTTGCCCCAAAAGAGCAGAGAAGCCTTAAAGACGACTTCCAACTCCAGGAATTTCCACCCAAACTCTTCGGTCCTCTCAGCTTAGCCTTTCCTAGACATGCTTTCTGCTGTAATGACCCTGCAGCTTCCTACCCAGATGGCTCATCATCATCGAGCTTTACCTGCTGGCTTGATGCTGCCACTTGCTAGTAGAGAACTAGTTAGCTCAGTGTGGACTCAACTGCTGCTCCTGGCAGACCCACGCTTTTTTAACTTACAAACGAGCCCAGGAACATCCTTCTGCCTTGTATTTTCTGCCATACAATTTAGACTATTTTGCCATGTTTCAACTTCTGACTAAAGAATCAGGCAAACTGTTGTGTTCCCTGTTAGATGGCAAAAAGAAACTGGGGGCCCTATTTCACACCCAGGTTAAAACTGTGGCAAGATGGTGGAGTCGTTTGGCCAAGAATTATAGTCTACTTTTCTTAGCTTTTGCTTTGAAAATCTGGTGATGGAAGTAGGGAGGAGGGCTGCCTTCAAGATCCAGTCTCTAAGAACAGCTGTGGAGAGGAGGCACAACTTGCTTGTAGGTGAGGCCTGAAAGGAAAAACGTAGCGTGCAGACAGGAAATAGGTTCACGCAGTACACCACCACAACCATTCACTTCAAGTTTTATTTTGCCTCTTGCATGGTCTTCAGATAGTTTTACAGTTCATTTTCTACAGGAACTGAGCTGTGATCTAAACAATAAAATGTCATTCCAaccttaataaatattcataatcaTGGAATAGCATAGCACTTTACTATCCTAGAGTGATGAAAGTATAGACCTGGGCATCTGTTTCACAGTTGACACCTGTGACCAGACAACCAACCAAAGTGATTATTAAAAGCCAAGataaaaccaaaagcaaactTGCTAAAAATCCTGATTTCATGAGGTTGACCTGAAATCCTCCAGATGAAATGCTAGAATTATCCACTAGTGTTAAAAGATATATTCGACAAGAAACTGGGTAACATTCAGCTGTCTTAGTATCTAGTAGATATCTTCCCTTCTTCACCTTAGCCCTCAAAAATGCAAACTTGGTTCCAGCTTTCCAACAAAGATATCCTTCTATCAGATAAAGGTTTCTACCCTAAAAATGAAgaggcttccttccctcccttctcaccCATTCAGTGCACACTCATAGGTCTTGGTTGGAAGTCACTGGGTACGATGCTTTAAGACTCTCTCAAAGATCACATTGGTGGAGTTCTGTGAAGGAAAATGTATTTcaagtttccttctatttactCCCTCCCCTCACACAGCTCAAAGTTAAACAGCTCAGAGTTAAAAACCGCAAGGAAACAAGATAACAAAATATTGTTATGAACCTATGGAGAAGTCAGCCAGCCATGATGAAAAAATGAATCCTATAGAAATTACCTGCCAGCCTCATGCTCAGAACCCTTAAAAACAtatctaaattaaaatacatgaagcTTTCAGAACCCATggttaaaggaaaaaggaaagggtaACCATAAATCATTGGTTAAAATGTGctcattctttctcttaaaaactaGATACAAACATGCAAGAACTAAAGACTCTTATTTAATAAAACCAGTAGTAACAGGTCTTTAGAGTAAAGAACAACTGACCTAAGGGCAAATGGACCAATCATCAGTCCCTGAACCCTACTTAACAGATGTCAAAACCAACATTTCACATGCTGACCTACTATTGAGGTTAATTTCCAGGAGAGACTGCACTTTAAAACAGATTAAGTCCTAAGTTAGGCTCTCGTACCCAAAATGGTCATGGCCTAGGCCTAGGTGggaagcactttaaaaataataaaacttaaaaaaaaaaaaaaaaaaagacaagtaaaGAAAATCCATCTTCTACTCATTTATATCATACAAAGTGCCATCTGGAACAAAAACCCTTTCATTttcatgagggaaaaaaaaattacaaaaacagtAAACACAAATGATAGTCAGGTTACAGCTAGTttatatacaaagaaatttaCAAGTTTGTCAATTTTAGGCTTTTGCCACAAACAACTGCACATTTGTCCCTACAAAGCACACCATGCCTGAACCAATGGTCACTACAGAAGACAACCGGCCATGGCtttacaaaaagcagaaaaaccgCCCCAAATTGAAATCATTTATTTAGCTTTAATGCCAGAATCATCCCACTTGGAATCTCTCCACCCTGAAGCCTCTAAAACCCACTAAatcttcctcctctctgccatGTCCCCAAAGACTGAGAGATCTTTCATTCAATAAACCAAGGAGGATGACAGAAGTGATTCTGATTACTCTTAGGTGAGAAATGCAACCACACTGGATGCAGAAAATAGTGCTGACTACATTTATTGAAGACCCCCTCCCTATATAAGCCCATG comes from Eulemur rufifrons isolate Redbay chromosome 28, OSU_ERuf_1, whole genome shotgun sequence and encodes:
- the NPM3 gene encoding nucleoplasmin-3; amino-acid sequence: MAAGTAAALAFLSQESRVRAEGVGGVRIPAPVTMDSFFFGCELSGHTRSFTFKVEEEDDSEHVLALTMLCLTEGAKDECNVVEVVARNHDQQEIAVPVANLKLSCQPMLSLDDFQLQPPVTFRLKSGSGPVRITGRHQIVTISNDVSEEEESEEEESEEEEAELCPILPAKKQGGRP